From a region of the Lactuca sativa cultivar Salinas chromosome 4, Lsat_Salinas_v11, whole genome shotgun sequence genome:
- the LOC111907853 gene encoding uncharacterized GPI-anchored protein At1g61900, producing the protein MRETIPQKLNLKLIFLFLLLFCFNSSDCNSMNNMKSSLQFIKKVDNLLPEISPSGNPEPLYPLLAPSPLSPFTITNNTAPKLSGLCTLDFDSINTMMSMTAIDCFTVFAPYLANVVCCPQFKATLVILIGQSSKKTKTLSLNSTLSKHCLSDFDQILMGQGANNSLQKICSVGPSNLTEGSCPVKDVDQFEKMVNTSKILSKCGKIDLVNECCQEVCQNAILEGAKDLASVSFELDAMGLKRPSDISNRVVNDCKNIVLRWLASKLEPTRAKEVLRGLANCNLNKVCPLVLPNVRPVAHGCHNELSNETSCCSAMENYVSHLQKQSFLTNLQALNCASSLGKKLQKENVTNNVYNLCHISLQDFSLQANGMQESGCLLPSLPSDATFDTSSGVSFLCDLNDHIPAPWPSISHIPASSCNRTIKIPALPAAASGQKGLYNKDAMFLLLYAIAMLLLITIL; encoded by the exons ATGAGAGAAACGATACCTCAGAAGCTCAATCTCAAGCTCATTTTCTTATTTCTGCTGCTTTTCT GTTTCAACAGCTCTGATTGCAACTCGATGAataatatgaaatcatctctACAATTTATTAAAAAAGTGGATAATTTATTGCCTGAAATTTCTCCATCTGGAAATCCTGAACCCCTTTATCCTCTTCTTGCTCCATCTCCATTATCACCCTTCACAATCACAAATAACACTGCTCCAAAGTTATCAG ggtTATGTACACTAGATTTTGATTCCATAAACACCATGATGAGTATGACTGCAATCGATTGTTTCACAGTATTCGCCCCATACTTAGCCAATGTAGTATGTTGCCCTCAATTCAAAGCCACTTTAGTCATTCTCATTGGTCAATCAAGTAAAAAAACCAAAACTCTTTCCCTAAATTCAACTCTATCAAAACATTGTCTTTCCGATTTTGACCAAATTCTCATGGGTCAAGGGGCAAATAACAGTTTACAAAAGATATGTTCGGTTGGTCCATCTAATTTAACAGAAGGTTCTTGCCCGGTCAAAGATGTTGACCAATTTGAAAAAATGGTCAACACTTCCAAGATTCTTTCTAAATGTGGAAAGATTGATCTTGTTAATGAATGTTGTCAAGAGGTGTGTCAGAATGCTATATTGGAAGGTGCTAAAGATCTTGCTTCTGTGTCTTTTGAACTTGATGCAATGGGGCTTAAGAGGCCCTCAGATATATCAAATCGGGTGGTGAATGATTGTAAAAATATTGTTTTGAGATGGTTAGCAAGTAAACTTGAACCAACACGAGCTAAAGAAGTGCTAAGAGGATTGGCTAATTGCAATCTTAATAAAG TTTGCCCGTTGGTTTTACCAAATGTCCGACCGGTTGCACACGGGTGTCACAACGAGCTTAGCAACGAAACATCATGTTGCAGTGCTATGGAAAATTATGTATCTCACTTACAAAAGCAAAGCTTTCTAACAAATTTGCAAGCTTTAAATTGTGCATCTTCACTTGGAAAGAAATTGCAGAAAGAAAATGTAACAAATAATGTTTATAATCTTTGTCATATAAGCCTCCAAGATTTCTCCCTCCAAG CAAATGGAATGCAAG AATCTGGATGTCTTCTTCCAAGTTTGCCCTCAGATGCAACATTTGACACATCTTCAGGAGTTAGTTTCCTTTGTGATCTGAATGATCATATTCCAGCACCTTGGCCTTCCATTTCACATATACCAGCTTCATCATGCAACAGAA CTATTAAGATTCCTGCACTTCCTGCAGCAGCTTCTGGGCAGAAAG GTCTATACAACAAGGATGCTATGtttcttcttctttatgcaaTTGCAATGCTTCTTCTTATTACAATTCTTTAA